The proteins below come from a single Candidatus Chlamydia sanziniae genomic window:
- a CDS encoding DUF1389 domain-containing protein has product MRSSPLAQLAQNTLLNSHESNYSYASDFSIRQKVILGVALAVIFAIIGILIGILCVAPVSYILGGTLICASFIALISAIILGVCYYLGKPAPQKIPDSFLQVLKDAYPLSIFECVIEQHLDIEELSCFLAMRKQSGEEQKSKLIFSKYDKVFLKKLNKKLAAFGNSRLEGIDFSQLVSVEALLDRHCPLHWLFHFSLLAEQPVWRQEQVFNYELGIHRLLGPLAYTCKGKASIFQPLTYYVFQELTELEYQKLCDYAMNGEWSSVEAKAIYHTVYRNLQEKWGPILKREQSVPVPSAFSWTSNGFINFLLLLCRHHVTWEQAQLISSLKFEEWMTLCSFDYSKGNCFQILSLLGVLMKTNALDKATCFYGTYEPYIAMMTWSEFKTAINASLQAFPQLRPARALIKELSQYTTYYKRQFQRCGDSLDIDKLRVAKFQRFPIYKFDRKTGEAILVKDNNI; this is encoded by the coding sequence ATGAGGTCTTCACCTTTAGCACAACTAGCACAAAACACACTTTTAAACAGTCATGAAAGTAATTACTCATATGCCAGCGATTTTTCTATTAGACAAAAGGTAATTTTAGGAGTAGCGCTAGCCGTTATTTTTGCAATTATAGGGATATTGATAGGCATTTTATGCGTTGCTCCAGTTAGTTATATCCTTGGTGGTACCTTAATATGTGCATCTTTCATTGCTCTCATAAGTGCAATTATCTTGGGAGTGTGTTATTATTTAGGTAAGCCTGCTCCTCAGAAGATTCCCGATAGTTTTCTTCAGGTGTTGAAAGATGCCTACCCTTTAAGTATTTTCGAGTGTGTTATTGAGCAACATCTAGATATCGAGGAATTATCATGTTTTCTTGCCATGCGTAAACAATCAGGGGAAGAACAGAAATCAAAGTTAATTTTCTCCAAGTATGATAAAGTTTTCCTTAAAAAGTTAAATAAAAAATTAGCAGCTTTCGGTAATTCTCGTTTAGAAGGTATAGATTTCTCCCAGCTTGTTAGTGTCGAGGCTTTGCTCGATCGTCACTGTCCTTTGCATTGGCTTTTCCACTTCTCCTTGCTTGCTGAACAACCTGTTTGGAGACAAGAGCAGGTCTTTAATTACGAATTAGGTATCCATCGTTTGCTCGGGCCACTAGCTTATACTTGTAAAGGTAAGGCGAGCATATTTCAGCCTCTAACTTATTATGTTTTTCAAGAACTTACAGAATTGGAGTATCAAAAACTTTGTGATTATGCGATGAATGGAGAATGGAGTAGTGTGGAGGCAAAAGCCATTTATCATACGGTATATAGGAATCTTCAAGAAAAATGGGGGCCAATCCTTAAGCGGGAACAGAGTGTACCCGTACCCTCAGCTTTTTCTTGGACTTCTAATGGATTTATAAATTTTTTACTTCTTTTGTGTCGCCATCATGTGACTTGGGAACAAGCACAGCTTATCTCTTCCCTGAAATTCGAAGAATGGATGACGCTATGTTCTTTTGATTACAGTAAAGGGAATTGTTTTCAGATATTAAGTTTATTGGGAGTCCTAATGAAAACAAATGCTTTGGATAAAGCAACCTGTTTCTACGGTACCTATGAACCTTACATAGCAATGATGACATGGAGCGAATTCAAAACTGCGATAAATGCAAGTTTACAAGCATTTCCGCAACTACGACCTGCCCGTGCTTTAATTAAGGAGCTATCTCAATATACTACTTATTATAAGCGTCAGTTCCAACGTTGTGGAGACTCGCTAGATATAGACAAATTAAGGGTAGCAAAGTTTCAAAGATTTCCTATATATAAATTTGATCGCAAAACTGGGGAAGCAATTCTAGTTAAGGATAACAACATCTGA
- a CDS encoding DUF1389 domain-containing protein, translating to MSLSNISPIQRNQDSCSCMPCSLSVQIAFQIAIVTILLIGVALALILLTFPISYIVGGILGALALVVLIVTVMLIIAKEKKLPPVSTVIPQDFLRVIRDVYSHCIASFVEDQKLTISELRAFIDVLRMQVSLVEKLAALPEVTRNKVHSFGLENLQEVLENYQWADLESTILQHCPLHWLYKFVTLGDLEICHREGLTKKDFGYFWLGPLGQALKRVTIFSPAIPGILKELTYEEKKCLERHARTATWDDKNVKTIINRLIDACQKHVSEIEESQRECAHHPFKLEYTAELLHSKLLLLCLHGYSTAQYDLILNTSPQFWHWLCCLDTRDRNRDQSPSTLFGICALGGLLCALGVLDESSSKYNVSLDLMVLDTIEKALKEHQPTIFPAQGEGELLLDFCCQYSSVLAQAIQSGKPTQHLLKVEGVFPSYSVNFITGARRRQSLAKAIQET from the coding sequence ATGAGTTTATCTAATATTTCCCCGATACAAAGAAATCAGGATTCTTGTTCTTGTATGCCGTGTTCTTTAAGTGTGCAGATTGCATTTCAGATAGCGATTGTCACGATTCTCTTAATAGGAGTTGCTCTAGCTTTGATATTGCTCACTTTCCCTATTTCCTACATTGTTGGAGGGATTTTAGGAGCTCTAGCTTTGGTCGTACTTATTGTTACAGTCATGCTTATCATCGCCAAAGAAAAGAAACTCCCCCCTGTTTCTACTGTAATTCCTCAGGATTTTCTGCGTGTGATTAGGGATGTTTATTCTCATTGTATTGCTTCATTTGTAGAAGATCAAAAGCTGACTATTAGTGAATTACGTGCATTCATTGATGTTTTAAGAATGCAGGTGTCTCTTGTGGAAAAATTAGCCGCACTTCCGGAAGTTACGAGAAACAAAGTACATTCTTTTGGGCTAGAAAATCTTCAAGAAGTTTTAGAAAATTACCAATGGGCGGATTTAGAGTCTACCATACTTCAACATTGTCCTTTACATTGGCTATATAAGTTTGTGACTTTAGGAGATTTAGAGATTTGTCATCGGGAGGGGTTAACAAAAAAAGATTTTGGATATTTTTGGCTCGGGCCTTTAGGTCAGGCTTTAAAACGTGTGACCATTTTTTCTCCCGCGATTCCAGGTATACTAAAAGAACTCACATATGAGGAAAAAAAATGTTTAGAACGCCATGCGCGCACAGCAACATGGGATGATAAAAACGTGAAAACAATCATTAATCGCCTAATAGATGCATGCCAAAAACATGTATCCGAAATAGAAGAATCACAACGTGAATGTGCACACCACCCCTTCAAGCTAGAGTATACTGCAGAATTACTTCATTCAAAATTGCTACTGCTTTGCTTACATGGATATTCAACTGCACAGTACGATCTTATCCTTAATACATCGCCGCAATTTTGGCATTGGCTATGTTGTTTAGATACAAGAGATCGAAACAGAGATCAAAGCCCATCTACTTTATTCGGGATATGTGCGTTAGGAGGTCTTCTATGTGCTTTAGGTGTATTAGATGAGAGTAGTTCGAAGTACAATGTTAGTTTAGATTTAATGGTCCTGGATACTATAGAAAAAGCTTTAAAAGAACATCAGCCTACGATTTTTCCAGCACAAGGAGAAGGAGAATTACTTTTAGACTTTTGTTGCCAGTATTCTTCGGTTTTAGCACAAGCAATACAATCTGGGAAGCCCACGCAACACTTGCTAAAAGTAGAAGGAGTTTTCCCTTCTTATTCGGTCAATTTTATAACGGGGGCAAGGAGGCGACAGTCTCTCGCTAAAGCCATTCAAGAAACATAA
- the lepA gene encoding translation elongation factor 4 — protein sequence MKEYKLENIRNFSIIAHIDHGKSTIADRLLESTSTIEQREMREQLLDSMDLERERGITIKAHPVTMTYMYKGDTYELNLIDTPGHVDFSYEVSRSLAACEGALLIVDAAQGVQAQSLANVYLALERDLEIIPILNKIDLPAADPVKITKQIQDYIGLDTTQIILCSAKTGEGIDDILHAIIKFIPPPQSPQETILKALVFDSHYDPYVGIMVYVRIISGELSKGNRIVFMSSKGTPFEVLGVGAFLPKATLIDGSLCPGQVGYFIANIKKVHEVKIGDTVTSAKHPAKIALEGFKEIHPVVFAGIYPIDSSDFDALKDALTRLQLNDSALTIEQESSHSLGFGFRCGFLGLLHLEIIFERIIREFDLDIIATAPSVIYKVILKNGKTLHIDNPSGYPDPAIIEDVEEPWVQVNIITPQEYLSGIMNLCLDKRGVCIKTETLDHNRLVLSYDLPLNEIVTDFNDKLKSVTKGYGSFDYHLGDYRKGAIIKLEVLINEEPIDAFSCLVHRDKAESRGRNICEKLVNVIPQQLFKIPIQAAINKKIVARETIRALSKNVTAKCYGGDITRKRKLWEKQKKGKKRMKEFGKVAIPNTAFIEVLKLD from the coding sequence TTGAAAGAATATAAATTAGAAAACATCCGGAATTTTTCCATTATAGCACATATCGATCATGGGAAATCTACAATTGCAGATCGCCTCCTTGAAAGTACGAGCACTATAGAGCAAAGGGAGATGCGTGAGCAACTTTTAGATTCTATGGATCTAGAGAGAGAACGTGGAATTACTATAAAAGCACATCCTGTAACCATGACATACATGTACAAGGGAGACACCTATGAGCTTAATCTGATTGACACTCCTGGTCATGTGGATTTCTCTTATGAAGTTTCCCGATCTCTAGCTGCCTGTGAAGGAGCTCTTTTAATCGTTGATGCTGCTCAAGGTGTCCAAGCACAAAGTCTTGCCAATGTATACCTTGCACTCGAACGAGATTTGGAAATCATTCCTATATTAAATAAAATAGACCTTCCTGCTGCAGATCCTGTAAAGATTACAAAACAAATTCAAGATTACATAGGCCTAGATACTACGCAAATCATTCTCTGCTCCGCCAAAACTGGCGAAGGTATTGATGATATCTTACACGCCATTATTAAATTCATTCCTCCGCCTCAATCCCCCCAAGAAACAATTCTGAAAGCTTTAGTCTTCGACTCTCATTATGATCCTTATGTGGGCATTATGGTTTATGTACGAATTATTAGTGGGGAGTTGAGCAAAGGCAATCGTATTGTATTTATGTCATCAAAGGGAACTCCGTTTGAAGTCTTAGGAGTAGGAGCTTTTCTCCCTAAAGCAACTTTGATTGATGGTTCTCTATGCCCAGGTCAAGTAGGTTATTTTATTGCCAATATAAAAAAAGTTCATGAAGTGAAAATTGGAGACACTGTTACCTCTGCAAAACACCCGGCTAAAATTGCTCTTGAAGGATTTAAAGAGATCCATCCTGTAGTATTTGCTGGCATTTATCCTATAGATTCTTCTGACTTCGATGCTTTAAAAGATGCCCTGACTCGACTACAACTGAATGACTCTGCTCTGACTATAGAACAGGAAAGTAGCCATTCTTTAGGGTTTGGTTTTCGTTGTGGTTTTTTAGGTCTTCTTCATCTCGAAATTATTTTTGAAAGAATTATCCGAGAATTTGACTTAGACATCATTGCTACAGCTCCTAGCGTTATTTATAAAGTGATCCTCAAAAACGGTAAGACTCTCCATATTGATAACCCTTCAGGATATCCCGATCCCGCGATTATTGAGGATGTGGAAGAACCTTGGGTTCAGGTGAACATCATTACCCCTCAGGAATACCTTAGCGGCATCATGAACTTATGCTTAGACAAGCGCGGGGTTTGCATAAAAACAGAGACACTTGATCACAACCGTCTTGTACTTTCCTATGACCTCCCTTTAAACGAAATTGTCACAGATTTTAACGATAAGTTAAAATCTGTGACTAAAGGTTACGGTTCTTTTGATTATCATCTTGGAGATTACAGAAAGGGAGCCATTATAAAACTTGAAGTTCTAATCAATGAAGAACCTATAGACGCTTTCTCCTGCCTAGTTCATAGAGACAAAGCAGAATCTAGAGGGAGAAATATATGTGAAAAACTTGTAAATGTCATTCCCCAACAATTATTTAAGATCCCTATTCAAGCTGCTATCAATAAGAAAATCGTAGCAAGAGAAACTATACGTGCTCTTTCTAAAAATGTTACTGCAAAATGTTATGGCGGTGATATTACGAGAAAACGCAAGTTGTGGGAAAAACAGAAAAAAGGGAAAAAGCGCATGAAAGAATTCGGCAAGGTTGCCATTCCAAACACTGCTTTTATTGAAGTACTCAAACTCGACTAG